One genomic region from Spodoptera frugiperda isolate SF20-4 chromosome 21, AGI-APGP_CSIRO_Sfru_2.0, whole genome shotgun sequence encodes:
- the LOC118280207 gene encoding GTPase-activating protein CdGAPr isoform X17, whose product MLHRCIYDRKVSGLPNLREKISSSLTQSEGEYQRLIADYVHHLSIIADDSINCGPVLNWLQMDNKGHKLLVANEDSSSINTPAVAAAYSVRKYVSQARDEISFEVGDMISIIDMPVPPGPAESLWWRGKRGFRVGFFPHHCVAVIGDKVPRHMTQPPPIVGSVAVAPIKPVLRKHGKLISLFRSFILSRPSRRSLKQQGILRERVFGCDLGEHLLNCGHDVPQVLVECARAIEARGAVDGVYRLSGGAGLTQRLRAAFDAGAPPDLSAPPTTRDPHAVPSLLKMYFRELPNPLCTYQLYESFVSAVQAPDEAARLRAVRDTVVKLPPPHYRTLAYLMRHLRRVSLLGAQTGMTARNMAIVWAPNLLRAPRPQHALQGVAVQAVVTEFLICYAEELFAQEQGEESGPESLEQDRCESEIELRGNDSCRRPKSLPINPPTKLLSLEEARRRGQAGGAPGSPGSPRLPPSGAIAAAAATQLRPSGHLRPNYIEVGSGPNNLPQYHTVLDLPAPGKRGLKRSPSGWRGLFVRHKTRVRHVPRAPPPPAPPLDVPMCSQPALGLRPVKSCESLTSDTDTLAPLAERAAAPLKHHTRSSSCDSYFEPWQAELADMRLRLSPQERDHHMFSEEDDTQLQINHAQDSLCSTPPESGLCSAENSPRRNLRVDIHQANELAERRRVALEEQLSQIGYIDGESPRARPAPEKRHSARPASPTHTDIAKRLCKDRDSPMASLTDFPTSLANVKLRERNSPRKSKARYSGMHFDTDKQTNRLSWHGKDGHSTFTKDGHSTLIKIDWPAENSVSNLTTSTINSSPLTPITPIYDPLESDSEVSEANKHTIQIKSEICDSCEQEKCLKCELKATDYENIKDFSENLHDSLEHSPHSTDISYHNLNRLSAVSNSSNSDHTDKKKDESDVMKVMTSSHESSSSYSNVSLTKGDELYECYNYTRPNYINLQSSSTSKSSPGSPLKSPLKSTISITFRSPTKNKGFEDTPTNDRDSVYEDIDLEKNLSIVEDASVPQTDACLPTQQACQPNDIQDLIILETPTETNLDEDLDVYSQVKFFKKSIDEVNAMLLPEDRHYENIAFEKQKDYENINVDTLKICDKDVSDVDNTKPVENGNFKTMNVRELAIRFESPTEQKSAFTFEKFKAEIKYPSLERKDEKKVIEIKKIDLKTASEQPQSYKLSKNSCNARSLDENAFVKEFGNDQTNDRRKSLEVKTSKKLPDLNLNTDIEHKVIITPTTENKISLIQRFDRPDVKNIISFDCDKKLSRERIEKYKEERRNFLREKYSSQSFRSNPEQLTRIKIRKDKEDKIETCERLKEEPKFERRNTVDLGQRLRFSLAKSSTNLESIPSPTSPVDEREFKSEKDDRSQYERKEKMSPSYNIRDMTAIFEQKAHPHSG is encoded by the exons CCTACTCCGTCAGGAAATATGTCTCGCAG GCGCGAGACGAAATCAGTTTCGAAGTGGGCGATATGATCTCGATCATAGACATGCCTG TTCCGCCAGGTCCGGCGGAGTCGCTGTGGTGGCGCGGCAAGCGCGGGTTCCGCGTGGGGTTCTTCCCGCACCACTGCGTCGCCGTCATCGGGGACAAGGTGCCCAGGCATATGACGCAGCCGCCGCCTATTGTCGG CTCAGTAGCAGTAGCTCCAATAAAGCCAGTGTTACGAAAACACGGCAAGCTGATCTCCCTGTTCCGGAGCTTCATCCTGTCCCGACCTTCGCGCAGGAGTCTGAAGCAGCAGGGTATACTTCGGGAGCGGGTGTTCGGCTGTGACCTTGGGGAGCATTTGCTGAATTGTGGACATGATG TCCCGCAAGTGCTAGTAGAGTGCGCCCGCGCCATAGAGGCGCGGGGCGCGGTGGACGGCGTGTACCGGCTGTCGGGGGGCGCGGGCCTGACGCAGCGCCTGCGGGCCGCCTTCGACGCCGGCGCCCCGCCCGACCTCAGCGCGCCCCCTACCACACGGGACCCGCACGCCGTGCCCTCGCTGCTTAAGATGTATTTTCG CGAGCTGCCGAACCCGCTATGCACGTACCAGCTGTACGAGAGCTTCGTGAGCGCCGTGCAGGCCCCCGACGAGGCCGCGAGACTGCGGGCCGTCAGGGATACCGTCGTCAAGCTGCCGCCGCCGCACTACCG GACATTAGCGTACCTGATGCGCCATTTACGTCGCGTATCGCTACTGGGCGCGCAGACCGGTATGACGGCGCGCAACATGGCCATCGTGTGGGCGCCCAACTTGCTGCGCGCGCCGCGACCGCAGCACGCGCTGCAGGGCGTCGCCGTACAG GCGGTGGTGACAGAGTTCCTGATCTGCTACGCTGAGGAGTTGTTCGCTCAGGAGCAGGGAGAGGAGTCTGGACCTGAGTCTTTGGAACAG GACCGCTGCGAGTCGGAGATAGAGCTTCGCGGCAATGACTCGTGTCGGCGTCCCAAGAGCTTGCCGATCAACCCGCCTACTAAGTTACTCAG CCTGGAAGAAGCCCGTCGCCGGGGCCAGGCGGGCGGAGCCCCGGGCAGCCCGGGCAGCCCGCGTCTGCCGCCGTCGGGCgccatcgccgccgccgccgccacgcagcTGCGGCCCTCCGGACATCTACGGCCCAACTACATCGAG GTGGGATCGGGACCAAACAACTTACCGCAGTACCACACCGTGTTAGATCTACCAGCGCCCG GCAAGCGCGGCCTGAAGCGGTCCCCGTCGGGGTGGCGCGGGCTGTTCGTCCGCCACAAGACGCGCGTCCGACACGtgccgcgcgccccgccgccgcccgcgcccccgctg GACGTCCCAATGTGCTCCCAGCCCGCGCTAGGGCTCCGCCCCGTGAAGTCGTGCGAGTCCCTGACGTCCGACACCGACACCCTCGCCCCTCTCGCTGAGAGGGCCGCCGCGCCGCTCAAACATCATACCAG ATCATCATCGTGCGACTCCTACTTCGAGCCGTGGCAGGCGGAGCTAGCAGACATGAGACTACGTCTGTCCCCACAGGAGAGAGATCACCACATGTTTAGCGAGGAGGACGATACGCAGCTACAGATCAATCATGCACAG GACTCGCTATGCTCGACGCCTCCAGAGTCAGGTCTATGCAGCGCCGAGAACAGTCCGCGCCGGAACCTCAGGGTGGACATACATCAAGCTAATGAACTTGCTGAGCG CCGTCGCGTGGCCCTGGAGGAGCAACTATCCCAGATCGGGTACATCGACGGCGAGTCCCCGCGCGCCCGCCCCGCGCCCGAGAAGCGACACTCGGCCAGGCCCGCCTCGCCCACACACACCGACATCGCCAAGAG ACTCTGCAAAGACCGAGACAGTCCGATGGCGTCCCTCACAGACTTCCCGACCTCCCTAGCCAATGTTAAACTCag AGAAAGAAACTCTCCAAGAAAATCCAAAGCTCGATACAGTGGCATGCACTTTGATACAGACAAGCAAACTAACAGGCTCAGTTGGCACGGCAAAGATGGCCATTCGACCTTTACAAAAGACGGGCATTCTACCCTTATAAAAATCGATTGGCCCGCAGAAAATTCAGTCAGTAATCTCACTACAAGCACGATAAATTCTAGTCCATTAACGCCCATAACACCAATTTACGACCCACTAGAAAGCGATTCGGAAGTCAGCGAGGCAAACAAACATACTATACAGATTAAGAGTGAGATTTGCGACTCATGTGAGCAAGAGAAATGTCTAAAATGCGAGCTAAAAGCGACTgattacgaaaatattaaagatttcAGCGAAAATCTTCACGATAGCCTCGAACATAGCCCGCATTCAACTGATATAAGTTACCATAATCTTAATAGGCTATCAGCTGTGTCCAACTCCTCGAATTCCGATCACACggataaaaaaaaagatgagAGTGACGTCATGaaagttatgacgtcatcacatgAGAGTTCTTCGAGTTATTCAAACGTAAGTTTGACTAAAGGAGACGAATTGTACGAATGCTATAATTATACGAGGCCGAATTATATAAATTTGCAATCTTCAAGCACTAGTAAAAGTTCTCCGGGTAGCCCTTTAAAAAGTCCTTTGAAATCTACTATAAGTATAACCTTCAGATCGCCGACGAAAAACAAGGGTTTTGAAGACACGCCGACTAACGATAGGGACTCAGTCTACGAAGATATTGATTTAGAAAAGAATTTGTCTATAGTTGAAGACGCGAGTGTTCCGCAAACAGACGCCTGCTTACCCACCCAACAGGCTTGTCAACCAAACGACATACAAGACCTTATAATCCTAGAAACTCCAACAGAAACGAACCTAGATGAAGATTTGGATGTCTACAGTCAAGTGAAGTTCTTTAAAAAGAGTATAGATGAAGTCAATGCTATGTTATTACCAGAAGATAGACATTATGAAAATATAGCCTTTGAGAAACAAAAAGATTATGAGAATATTAACGTAGATACGCTAAAGATATGTGATAAAGACGTCAGTGATGTTGATAACACGAAGCCGGTAGAAAAtggtaattttaaaactatgaaTGTCAGGGAACTAGCTATTCGCTTCGAGAGTCCTACTGAACAGAAATCAGCGTTTACATTCGAAAAATTCAAAGCTGAAATCAAATACCCGAGCCTAGAACGGAAAGACGagaaaaaagttattgaaattaaaaagatagACTTAAAAACAGCCTCAGAACAACCACAGTCTTATAAATTGTCCAAAAACTCGTGTAACGCAAGGTCTTTAGATGAAAATGCTTTCGTAAAAGAATTTGGTAACGACCAAACTAATGATAGACGTAAAAGTTTAGAAGTAAAAACGTCTAAAAAGCTCCCTGACTTGAATTTAAACACAGACATTGAACATAAAGTCATAATAACACCTACAACAGAGAACAAAATCTCCTTAATACAACGCTTTGATAGACCAGACGTGAAAAACATAATCAGCTTCGATTGTGATAAGAAATTGAGTAGAGAGCGAATAGAGAAGTATAAAGAAGAGAGGAGAAATTTCCTCAGAGAGAAGTACAGCTCTCAATCTTTCCGTTCGAACCCTGAACAGCTAACTAGAATCAAAATTAGGAAAGATAAAGAAGATAAAATAGAGACTTGTGAGAGGTTAAAAGAAGAGCCTAAGTTTGAGAGAAGGAATACGGTAGACTTAGGTCAAAGACTTAGGTTCAGTTTAGCTAAGAGTAGTACTAATTTGGAGTCTATACCCTCTCCTACCAGTCCTGTTGATGAGAGGGAGTTTAAGAGTGAAAAGGATGATCGGAGTCAATATGAGAG gAAAGAAAAGATGTCACCTTCATACAACATAAGAGATATGACAGCAATCTTCGAGCAGAAAGCCCATCCGCACTCCGGTTGA